One window from the genome of Hyphomonas neptunium ATCC 15444 encodes:
- a CDS encoding adenosylmethionine--8-amino-7-oxononanoate transaminase, whose protein sequence is MADPKDWFTAGLEHIWLPYAQMRTLPAPVAIARTEGSRLYLADGRELVDGVGSWWTSIHGYNRPELLDAARDQMAKMPHIMLGGLAHEPAYRLATRLAEITPGDLSRVFFTESGSVAVEVAMKIAIQYFRNTAGVTRTKFVSFLGGYHGDTLATMSVCDPDEGMHHMFRGALAEQYVVALPETRDQIRALETLLSTDKKIAAVMIEPLIQGAGGMRMHSPQVLKTLRRLCDQAGVLLIFDEIFTGFGRTGEMFAAARAGVTPDIMCLGKAITGGITPLAATLASSKVYAAFHSENPDHALMHGPTYTGHALACAVANAGLDLFADGSLIKRVKKLEASLTSALAPAKDMDSVVDVRVLGAVAAVELADPFPIEAARKWFIDEGTFIRPLGRTVYLSPAYGISDDDLARLTGAILKFAKTGISDIG, encoded by the coding sequence ATGGCAGACCCGAAAGACTGGTTCACCGCGGGCCTGGAACACATCTGGCTGCCCTACGCCCAGATGCGCACCCTGCCCGCTCCGGTTGCCATCGCGCGCACCGAAGGCTCCCGGCTTTACCTCGCCGATGGCCGCGAGCTGGTAGACGGTGTCGGCAGCTGGTGGACCAGCATCCACGGCTATAACCGCCCCGAGCTTCTGGACGCCGCCCGCGACCAGATGGCGAAGATGCCCCACATCATGCTCGGCGGCCTCGCCCATGAACCGGCCTACCGGCTGGCCACGCGCCTCGCCGAAATCACCCCCGGCGATCTTTCCCGCGTCTTCTTCACCGAGTCCGGCTCGGTCGCCGTCGAAGTCGCGATGAAAATCGCCATCCAGTATTTCCGCAACACGGCCGGTGTCACGCGCACCAAATTCGTCTCCTTCCTCGGCGGCTATCATGGCGACACGCTGGCCACCATGTCGGTCTGCGATCCCGATGAAGGCATGCACCACATGTTCCGCGGCGCCCTGGCCGAACAATATGTCGTCGCCTTGCCCGAAACGCGCGACCAGATCCGCGCGCTGGAAACCCTTCTGTCTACGGACAAGAAAATCGCCGCCGTGATGATCGAGCCGCTGATCCAGGGCGCCGGCGGCATGCGCATGCACAGCCCCCAGGTCCTTAAGACGCTCCGCCGCCTCTGCGATCAGGCCGGCGTCCTCCTCATCTTCGATGAAATCTTTACCGGCTTTGGCCGCACCGGCGAAATGTTCGCCGCCGCCCGCGCCGGCGTCACGCCCGACATCATGTGCCTGGGCAAAGCCATCACCGGCGGCATCACCCCGCTCGCCGCGACGCTGGCCTCCTCGAAAGTCTACGCCGCCTTCCATTCGGAAAATCCGGATCACGCCCTGATGCACGGACCCACCTATACCGGCCACGCCCTCGCCTGCGCCGTCGCCAATGCGGGCCTCGATCTTTTTGCCGATGGCAGCCTCATCAAGCGCGTCAAGAAACTCGAAGCCAGCCTCACCAGCGCGCTCGCCCCGGCAAAGGATATGGATAGCGTCGTCGATGTCCGCGTCCTCGGCGCCGTCGCTGCCGTGGAACTGGCAGATCCCTTCCCCATCGAGGCAGCCCGCAAATGGTTCATCGATGAAGGCACCTTCATCCGCCCTCTCGGCCGCACGGTCTACCTCTCCCCCGCCTACGGCATCAGCGACGATGACCTGGCCCGGCTCACCGGCGCCATCCTGAAATTTGCAAAAACGGGAATATCCGACATCGGATAA
- a CDS encoding TetR/AcrR family transcriptional regulator, with protein sequence MQRRVLDATLRCIGEQGYIGVSLQDIADMAGVSRGAITHHYSSKIELTSSAIQHFVQWRYDRVHTAFEGKGGLPLQERLDILWKEFQEIFPVTFELIVALRSDKDLLALYKRNSKTRIEEITTGYDGFFPELSGMNVSGVMIAVMAAFYRGAYIEAVSRDAEYIEQMKVVFQDMLMTYLDSDKKAA encoded by the coding sequence ATGCAGAGGCGCGTGCTTGACGCTACTTTGCGATGTATTGGCGAGCAGGGGTATATCGGCGTTTCGCTACAGGATATTGCGGACATGGCGGGGGTTTCCCGCGGGGCAATTACCCATCATTACTCCAGCAAGATCGAGCTGACATCGTCGGCCATCCAGCATTTCGTTCAGTGGCGGTATGACCGGGTGCATACGGCCTTCGAGGGTAAGGGTGGCCTTCCCTTGCAGGAGCGCCTGGATATTCTCTGGAAGGAGTTTCAGGAGATCTTTCCGGTCACCTTCGAGCTGATCGTGGCGCTCCGGTCCGACAAGGATCTGCTGGCGCTTTATAAGCGCAATTCAAAGACGCGGATCGAGGAAATCACCACCGGATATGATGGTTTCTTCCCGGAGCTTTCTGGGATGAATGTTTCTGGTGTCATGATTGCGGTGATGGCGGCCTTCTATCGCGGCGCCTACATTGAGGCGGTGTCGCGCGACGCCGAGTATATCGAGCAGATGAAGGTGGTCTTTCAGGATATGTTGATGACCTATCTGGACTCTGACAAGAAAGCGGCCTGA
- the bioD gene encoding dethiobiotin synthase — translation MRSYFVTATGTDIGKTYVSARLISAWRAQGYVAQATKPVMSGFAEDALEQSDAGRLLTAMGRAVTPASVAEICLHRLAPPLSPNVAMRQAGVRQDYPEILAFVRDRLSDGGDCHLVEGAGGVMSPLTDEKLQIDLMADLQLPIILITAAYLGSVSHTLTALYALSARGLKVSAVAISQPFSSGDDLSAFAGELNRFRDVPVFGIPHGHDAAALGTALLQQDA, via the coding sequence ATGCGCAGTTACTTTGTAACGGCAACCGGCACCGACATTGGCAAGACATATGTCAGTGCCCGGCTGATTTCAGCCTGGCGGGCGCAGGGTTATGTCGCGCAGGCGACAAAGCCGGTGATGAGTGGCTTTGCCGAGGACGCGCTGGAACAGTCCGACGCCGGACGGCTGCTCACGGCGATGGGGCGGGCTGTGACACCCGCGTCAGTTGCCGAAATCTGTCTGCACCGGCTGGCGCCGCCGCTGTCGCCGAATGTGGCGATGCGGCAGGCGGGGGTGCGCCAGGACTATCCGGAGATACTGGCATTTGTCCGGGATCGCCTGTCGGACGGCGGGGACTGCCATCTGGTTGAGGGAGCGGGAGGCGTGATGTCTCCGTTGACGGATGAAAAACTGCAGATTGACCTGATGGCAGATTTGCAATTGCCAATCATTCTTATTACGGCGGCGTATCTGGGCTCGGTCAGCCATACGTTGACAGCGTTGTATGCGCTGTCTGCGCGCGGCCTGAAGGTTTCTGCGGTGGCGATTTCACAGCCATTTTCATCCGGAGATGACCTCTCGGCGTTTGCGGGAGAGCTTAATCGATTCAGGGACGTACCCGTATTCGGGATTCCGCACGGGCATGACGCAGCGGCGCTGGGAACCGCGCTGTTGCAACAGGATGCGTAA
- a CDS encoding MFS transporter, whose protein sequence is MLNSGIFKSVRSVSPLAGGHLATLSTLDMLISAATFSSLGIVLPHMVAELEWSWSQAGLGFTILGAACGGSSLFPTLVIRKLGVRIALILGGLLMALGLFTMSTVNNLLQYFIAAAICGVAYQMLGTIPSTFVISRHFKNRSTALGLYFTIGGFGNVIGPWMVMAVLSVEGQVWRDYWVYQSLLLLATGVAGGLIIGLDKRFSQPAERELQEPATPAKPEPALAAESTPAKPSRVYISPIDWGVKQAMRTPQYKILVAAYFANLMALVTVTSLSVGHLVERGVSSEVAGAMLSLEAFIAVLTRIAGGFLGERIDPRYLMVVSLAATSIGCAVLATSDSHSILLIYAIGTGIGFGLTALSCTVLMMNYFGQRHNLELFSSMCLVGAASALGPTIGGVIRDLTGNFVLMFLILSAVAAIVWVAVVMMRAPQTDETSGAESTGPNTAPDTGRDAPAIAERTA, encoded by the coding sequence ATGCTGAATTCCGGAATCTTCAAATCCGTCCGTTCCGTGTCTCCCCTCGCCGGGGGCCATCTGGCGACGCTCAGCACGCTCGACATGCTGATCAGCGCCGCCACCTTCTCCTCCCTCGGCATTGTCCTGCCCCACATGGTCGCAGAGCTTGAGTGGAGCTGGTCGCAGGCCGGCCTCGGCTTCACCATCCTTGGCGCAGCGTGTGGCGGTTCCTCCCTCTTCCCCACGCTGGTCATCCGCAAGCTGGGCGTCCGCATTGCGCTGATCCTCGGCGGCCTCCTGATGGCGCTGGGCCTCTTCACGATGAGCACGGTAAACAACCTGCTCCAGTATTTCATTGCCGCCGCCATCTGCGGGGTTGCCTACCAGATGCTCGGCACCATCCCGTCCACCTTCGTCATCAGCCGCCACTTCAAGAATCGCTCCACCGCGCTGGGCCTCTATTTCACCATAGGCGGCTTCGGCAATGTGATCGGCCCGTGGATGGTGATGGCCGTCCTCTCGGTCGAAGGCCAGGTCTGGCGCGACTATTGGGTCTACCAGTCACTGCTCCTTCTCGCGACCGGTGTTGCGGGCGGCCTCATCATCGGCCTTGACAAACGCTTTTCTCAGCCTGCGGAGCGTGAGCTTCAGGAACCCGCCACCCCGGCGAAGCCAGAGCCCGCCCTCGCCGCAGAATCGACGCCCGCCAAGCCCTCTCGCGTCTACATTTCCCCCATCGACTGGGGCGTCAAACAGGCGATGCGCACGCCGCAATACAAGATCCTGGTGGCCGCCTATTTCGCAAACCTCATGGCTCTGGTCACCGTCACCAGCCTCTCGGTCGGCCACCTTGTCGAGCGCGGCGTCTCCAGTGAAGTGGCCGGCGCGATGCTCAGCCTTGAAGCCTTCATCGCCGTGCTGACCCGCATTGCGGGCGGCTTCCTGGGAGAACGCATCGACCCGCGCTATCTGATGGTCGTCTCCCTCGCCGCCACCTCCATCGGCTGCGCCGTGCTCGCCACCTCCGACTCTCACTCCATCCTGTTGATCTACGCTATCGGCACCGGCATCGGCTTCGGCCTCACGGCCCTCTCCTGCACCGTGCTGATGATGAATTATTTCGGCCAGCGCCATAACCTCGAACTCTTCTCGTCCATGTGCCTCGTCGGCGCGGCCTCAGCCCTTGGCCCGACGATTGGCGGCGTGATCCGTGATCTGACAGGCAACTTCGTGCTGATGTTCCTGATCCTGTCGGCCGTCGCCGCCATCGTCTGGGTCGCCGTGGTGATGATGCGCGCCCCGCAGACGGATGAAACATCGGGCGCCGAAAGCACTGGCCCCAACACCGCCCCCGACACGGGCCGCGATGCGCCCGCCATCGCTGAACGAACCGCTTAA
- a CDS encoding LLM class flavin-dependent oxidoreductase, with translation MLPNHKMFGVFLPIANGGWIVSKNTPTLDGLYETNREAAITADRIGLDFIMSMAKFRGFGGETNHWATSMESMTMMAGLAEATKTVKVWATVHALLSNPAVVAKMVTTLDHISKGRAGLNIVAGAYREEFSQMGAWDDSLSHGDRYQLTEEWITIIKRLWSEPSVTFKGRFFDMEDCQSDPKPISRPRPDLIAAGQSDRGFDFSTTHADACFIGGRSVEERRGHSRRAREIAAEKGKTIKVCAMCTVIHADTDAKAESMLQRFEDGADLGAIMAQMKSWGIAPDSLAAMARKVGVSQNHSVVGSPETCREKIEEYMETCDLDGVMLIFPDYKVGLEMFGDILPKLRQRFPAQNHEPA, from the coding sequence ATGTTGCCCAATCATAAAATGTTCGGTGTCTTCCTGCCCATCGCCAATGGCGGCTGGATCGTCTCGAAGAACACGCCGACGCTCGACGGCCTGTATGAAACCAATCGCGAAGCCGCGATCACCGCAGATCGCATCGGCCTCGACTTCATCATGTCCATGGCGAAGTTCCGGGGCTTCGGCGGGGAAACCAACCACTGGGCCACCTCCATGGAATCCATGACCATGATGGCCGGCCTCGCCGAAGCCACCAAGACTGTGAAGGTCTGGGCTACCGTTCACGCGCTCCTTTCCAATCCCGCCGTCGTCGCCAAGATGGTCACAACGCTCGATCATATCTCCAAGGGCCGCGCGGGCCTCAACATCGTCGCCGGCGCCTACCGCGAGGAATTCTCCCAGATGGGCGCCTGGGACGATAGCCTCTCCCATGGCGACCGTTATCAGCTCACGGAAGAATGGATCACCATCATCAAGCGCCTCTGGTCAGAGCCGAGCGTCACCTTCAAGGGCCGCTTCTTCGATATGGAAGACTGCCAGTCTGATCCCAAACCCATCTCCCGGCCCCGGCCAGACCTGATCGCGGCAGGCCAGTCAGATCGGGGCTTTGACTTCTCAACCACCCATGCCGATGCCTGCTTCATCGGCGGGCGCAGCGTCGAGGAGCGCCGGGGCCACAGCCGCCGCGCCCGCGAGATCGCCGCGGAGAAAGGCAAGACCATCAAGGTTTGCGCCATGTGTACCGTCATCCACGCCGACACCGACGCCAAAGCCGAATCCATGCTGCAACGCTTCGAAGACGGGGCCGATCTTGGCGCCATCATGGCCCAGATGAAAAGCTGGGGCATCGCGCCCGACAGCCTCGCCGCCATGGCCCGCAAGGTCGGCGTCAGCCAGAACCATTCCGTCGTCGGATCGCCAGAGACGTGCCGCGAGAAGATCGAGGAATATATGGAAACCTGCGATCTTGACGGCGTGATGCTGATTTTCCCCGACTACAAGGTCGGTCTGGAAATGTTCGGAGACATTCTCCCCAAGCTGCGCCAGCGCTTTCCCGCCCAGAACCACGAACCCGCATAA
- a CDS encoding aminotransferase class I/II-fold pyridoxal phosphate-dependent enzyme, with protein sequence MTSFERLKAFAEQKLSQLEATGQRRSLVETARETGGRAARAGRDVISFCDNDYLSLSHDARVTQAAADAARLYGAGSGGSRLITGNHPLNAALEDRLARLKGTEGARVFGSGFLANLGTIPALVGKGDTIVMDELAHACMHGGARLSGAQVRLFRHNDVAEAARLVKDAAGQVLLLTETVFSMDGDVAPLSELGALAEATGAWLMTDDAHGLGVVKQDNPAQIQMGTLSKAVGGYGGYVCGPAPLMDLLTSRARSFVYTTGLPPPVLAAAIAALDVMEAEPERGAKASRHAALFCELLGLPAPSSVIVPIIIGPEAEAMRVSAALLERGYLVTAIRPPTVPAGTARLRVTFAAGHEEADVRAFAGALKEIMELACAVTL encoded by the coding sequence ATGACATCTTTTGAACGGCTGAAAGCCTTTGCGGAGCAGAAACTGAGCCAGCTGGAAGCGACCGGACAGCGCCGCAGCCTTGTGGAAACGGCGCGGGAGACGGGCGGACGGGCCGCGCGGGCCGGGCGGGACGTGATTTCCTTCTGCGACAATGATTATCTTTCCCTCTCGCATGACGCCCGCGTCACGCAAGCGGCGGCGGATGCGGCCCGGCTTTATGGCGCCGGAAGCGGGGGATCGCGGCTGATCACCGGGAATCACCCCCTCAACGCCGCCCTCGAAGACCGGCTGGCGCGCCTCAAGGGCACCGAGGGCGCGCGGGTGTTCGGATCGGGCTTTCTGGCCAATCTGGGGACGATCCCCGCGCTGGTGGGCAAGGGGGACACCATCGTCATGGATGAGCTGGCCCATGCGTGCATGCATGGCGGGGCGCGGCTTTCCGGGGCGCAGGTGCGCCTGTTCCGGCATAATGACGTGGCCGAGGCCGCCCGCCTGGTGAAGGACGCGGCCGGACAGGTGCTGCTGCTGACCGAGACCGTGTTTTCGATGGACGGGGATGTGGCGCCATTATCTGAGCTGGGCGCGCTGGCCGAAGCCACCGGGGCGTGGCTGATGACCGATGACGCGCATGGGCTTGGCGTCGTGAAGCAGGATAACCCGGCGCAGATCCAGATGGGGACGCTGTCGAAGGCGGTCGGCGGGTATGGCGGCTATGTGTGCGGGCCTGCGCCGCTGATGGATTTGCTGACGAGCCGGGCGCGGAGTTTTGTCTATACGACCGGCCTGCCACCGCCTGTGCTGGCAGCGGCGATTGCGGCGCTGGACGTGATGGAGGCCGAGCCGGAGCGCGGGGCAAAAGCGAGTAGACATGCGGCGCTGTTCTGCGAGCTTTTGGGTCTGCCGGCGCCTTCCAGCGTGATCGTGCCAATCATCATCGGGCCGGAGGCAGAAGCGATGCGGGTTTCCGCGGCTCTGCTGGAGCGCGGGTATCTGGTGACGGCGATCAGGCCGCCGACTGTGCCGGCGGGCACCGCGCGGCTGCGAGTGACGTTTGCCGCCGGACATGAGGAGGCGGACGTGCGCGCCTTTGCCGGGGCGCTGAAAGAGATCATGGAGCTGGCATGCGCAGTTACTTTGTAA
- a CDS encoding protein kinase domain-containing protein produces MDDFKSEEPALYRYRFGAAEFDEARFDLKVGGLVVELERRPLEVLSLLLRHAGEVVTKEELLDTVWQGRITVENVLANAVAKLRKGLGEALAEHIRTQARIGYRFTGPVERIAVGRALVNRLDLRAGQPVPGRSHFMLKEQLSGTRGSEVWLARHDKTGELRVYKFSPDGARLASLKREATLARVLRESLGERDDIARVIDWNFETAPFFLECAYGGENLLAWSQGEGRLAAMSQGARLELALQAIDVVGAAHEAGVLHKDLKPANFLVAPCRDGGWQVRVTDFGAGGLVELGRLEDLGITPMGMTIEEGGSGSSSLGTPLYIAPEIISGQAPSARCDVYALGVMLYQILAGDMKKPLATGWDADIDDPLLREDIAEATHGDPLQRIASAGELAARLRALDVRREDRARAQALAADAEAARAELERVKTRRPWVAATFAALVIGFGASVWLYMQAEGARGLAETQAARAEATGGFLRDLLVNADPYRPGGAGDVTVRAALDKAAADIGARFEDDPATEASIQQTAGEIYSSLAVYDAAAERKGRAADLFARLYGESDRRTLLARYLQAEALANASRIADAGAVLDMADKAAMGQTAGDAKLAFAAAQTRGRYYLVQANMEESAPFLEAAVRLLPEAMPEDVEAGYRLKMDLSQIYSRVGRHEDAIDLLAGLQAPSYAEAGVSEATRARASMFLGASLFYAGKYDEAEPVLIESIRLLTDVFGEEAAQVVEAQSALANLYATSGNWAPALPLVADVREKMCALHGEDHLTCLMTIGNQAVFQWFMDDAEGAIANLVPVVETFRAQLGPESPAVHVMAYYLAMAKLDVGAADEALALANTLDAAKLAAGSPGDGWAERVAGLKGIAMIDQGQCAAGLALLRPAVEAMKAGDMQPWILADYEEAEAGAPCR; encoded by the coding sequence ATGGACGATTTCAAAAGCGAGGAACCCGCCCTCTACCGTTATCGCTTTGGCGCGGCGGAGTTTGACGAGGCGCGGTTTGACCTGAAGGTGGGCGGGCTGGTTGTGGAGCTGGAGCGCCGGCCGCTGGAGGTGCTGAGCCTGCTGCTGCGCCATGCCGGGGAGGTGGTGACGAAGGAGGAGCTGCTCGACACGGTCTGGCAGGGGCGGATCACGGTCGAGAATGTGCTGGCCAATGCCGTGGCCAAGCTGCGCAAGGGGCTGGGCGAAGCGCTGGCCGAACACATCCGCACCCAGGCGCGCATCGGTTACCGCTTTACCGGGCCGGTGGAGCGGATCGCGGTGGGGCGGGCGCTGGTCAACCGGCTGGACCTGCGCGCCGGGCAGCCCGTGCCGGGGCGCAGCCATTTCATGCTGAAGGAACAGCTTTCCGGAACCAGGGGCAGCGAAGTGTGGCTGGCCCGGCATGACAAGACCGGGGAGCTGCGGGTTTACAAGTTCAGCCCGGATGGCGCGCGGCTGGCCTCGCTGAAGCGGGAGGCGACGCTGGCGCGGGTGCTGCGCGAGAGCCTGGGCGAGCGGGACGATATTGCGCGGGTGATCGACTGGAATTTCGAGACGGCGCCGTTCTTTCTGGAATGCGCGTATGGCGGGGAGAACCTGCTGGCATGGTCGCAGGGCGAGGGGCGGCTGGCGGCGATGTCGCAAGGGGCGCGGCTGGAGCTGGCGTTGCAGGCGATTGATGTGGTGGGCGCCGCGCATGAGGCGGGGGTGCTGCACAAGGATCTGAAGCCGGCCAACTTTCTGGTGGCGCCGTGCCGGGACGGGGGCTGGCAGGTGCGCGTGACCGACTTTGGCGCGGGCGGGCTGGTGGAGCTGGGGCGGCTGGAAGACCTGGGCATCACGCCGATGGGGATGACGATTGAGGAAGGCGGCTCGGGCAGTTCCAGCCTCGGTACGCCGCTTTATATCGCGCCCGAGATCATCTCCGGGCAGGCGCCTTCGGCGCGGTGTGATGTCTATGCGCTGGGCGTGATGCTGTATCAGATCCTGGCCGGGGACATGAAGAAGCCGCTGGCAACGGGTTGGGACGCGGACATCGATGATCCGCTGTTGCGCGAGGATATTGCCGAGGCGACGCATGGCGATCCGTTGCAGCGGATTGCGTCTGCCGGGGAGCTGGCGGCGCGGCTGAGGGCGCTGGACGTGCGGCGGGAAGATCGCGCGCGGGCGCAGGCGCTGGCGGCAGACGCCGAGGCGGCGCGGGCGGAGCTGGAGCGGGTGAAGACGCGGCGGCCCTGGGTGGCGGCGACCTTTGCGGCGCTGGTGATCGGGTTTGGCGCGAGCGTGTGGCTGTACATGCAGGCGGAAGGCGCGCGGGGGCTGGCGGAGACGCAGGCGGCGCGGGCCGAGGCGACGGGCGGGTTCCTGCGCGACCTGCTGGTGAATGCTGACCCCTACCGGCCGGGCGGGGCGGGGGATGTGACGGTGCGCGCGGCGCTGGACAAGGCGGCGGCGGATATTGGCGCGCGGTTTGAAGATGATCCGGCTACGGAAGCCTCGATCCAGCAGACGGCGGGCGAGATCTATTCGAGCCTGGCGGTATATGATGCGGCCGCCGAGCGGAAAGGGCGGGCGGCGGACCTGTTTGCGCGGCTGTATGGGGAAAGCGACCGGCGCACATTGCTGGCGCGGTATCTGCAGGCCGAAGCGCTGGCCAATGCGTCCCGGATTGCGGACGCCGGGGCGGTGCTGGACATGGCGGACAAGGCGGCGATGGGGCAGACCGCTGGCGACGCGAAGCTGGCCTTTGCGGCGGCGCAGACGCGCGGGCGGTATTATCTCGTGCAGGCGAACATGGAGGAATCCGCGCCGTTTCTGGAGGCGGCGGTGCGGCTTCTGCCGGAGGCGATGCCTGAAGATGTGGAGGCGGGCTATCGGCTGAAGATGGACCTTTCCCAGATTTACAGCCGCGTGGGCCGGCATGAAGACGCGATTGACCTGCTGGCGGGGTTGCAGGCGCCCTCCTACGCTGAAGCGGGGGTGAGCGAGGCGACGCGGGCGCGGGCGAGCATGTTTCTGGGGGCATCGCTGTTTTATGCGGGCAAGTATGATGAGGCTGAGCCGGTTCTGATAGAGTCCATCCGCCTGCTGACGGATGTGTTCGGAGAAGAAGCGGCGCAGGTGGTGGAGGCGCAGAGCGCGCTGGCCAATCTTTATGCGACATCGGGGAACTGGGCGCCGGCGTTGCCGCTGGTGGCGGATGTGCGCGAGAAGATGTGCGCGCTGCACGGGGAGGACCATCTGACCTGCCTGATGACGATAGGAAATCAGGCGGTGTTCCAGTGGTTCATGGATGACGCGGAGGGGGCGATTGCCAACCTTGTGCCGGTGGTGGAGACGTTTCGCGCGCAGCTGGGGCCGGAGTCTCCGGCGGTGCATGTGATGGCGTATTATCTGGCGATGGCGAAGCTGGATGTGGGCGCGGCCGATGAAGCCCTGGCGTTGGCGAATACGCTGGACGCGGCCAAGCTGGCAGCGGGCAGCCCAGGCGATGGCTGGGCCGAGCGCGTGGCCGGGCTGAAGGGCATCGCGATGATCGATCAGGGGCAATGCGCGGCGGGGCTGGCGCTCCTGCGGCCTGCGGTCGAGGCGATGAAAGCCGGAGACATGCAGCCCTGGATTCTGGCGGATTATGAAGAGGCCGAGGCTGGGGCGCCCTGCCGCTGA
- a CDS encoding M20 family metallopeptidase: protein MADGLLDSALGAGVSPEDVKAIADAIDMDELTKLILDLANIYSPSTGEAEASAFVHDWMDREGFRPLSVGAVPHRQNVIGTYGGNGPGKNLLFTAHLDTESEPADPVIRAKTRRPESVANREWKECWLEDGKFYGYAVANDRGPMSCMLMAAKALKKAGYELAGRMYLTACPGECGPEPIEEHGGIDNMGKEIGAHYMFHHGGVAPDFAIAAEGTDFGVTWLGCGGAMFRIRLYGQSIFRPLLKAPKATADHPSSIYKLGPVIEALHAWSLDYETSNAYHAKGGSSLPKATISCVQAGFPHSGGTEVAAIYISCDLSPKQKAAQVLHELEAVMRALPGIEFDIEPVNVSHGYEADDTEVTPLVAGVDVAVQAVLDHPVEIAKPVYSSMWRDHNVFNMHRVPAITFGPVRWRPTPEDFFKCTLMYALTALTICGRMDGEVEKRTGRTVYGDNPFD, encoded by the coding sequence ATGGCTGACGGACTGCTGGACAGCGCGCTGGGCGCCGGGGTATCCCCGGAAGACGTAAAGGCAATCGCCGATGCGATCGACATGGATGAGCTGACGAAACTCATCCTGGACCTCGCCAACATCTACAGCCCGTCAACCGGCGAGGCGGAGGCCTCCGCTTTCGTCCATGACTGGATGGACCGCGAAGGTTTCCGCCCGCTCAGCGTCGGCGCCGTGCCCCATCGCCAGAATGTCATCGGCACCTATGGCGGCAACGGCCCGGGAAAAAACCTCCTCTTCACGGCCCATCTCGACACCGAGAGTGAGCCCGCCGATCCAGTCATCCGCGCCAAGACCCGCCGCCCCGAAAGCGTGGCAAACCGCGAATGGAAAGAGTGCTGGCTGGAGGATGGCAAATTCTATGGCTACGCCGTCGCCAATGATCGCGGCCCGATGAGCTGTATGCTGATGGCCGCCAAGGCGCTGAAGAAAGCCGGTTATGAACTCGCCGGCCGCATGTATCTCACAGCCTGCCCCGGCGAATGCGGCCCCGAGCCCATCGAAGAGCATGGCGGCATCGACAATATGGGCAAGGAAATCGGCGCCCATTACATGTTCCACCATGGCGGCGTCGCGCCCGATTTCGCCATCGCCGCCGAGGGCACGGATTTCGGCGTCACCTGGCTTGGCTGCGGCGGCGCGATGTTCCGCATCCGCCTCTATGGCCAGTCGATTTTCCGCCCGCTCCTCAAGGCGCCCAAAGCCACCGCCGACCATCCCAGCTCGATCTACAAGCTCGGCCCGGTCATCGAGGCGCTCCACGCCTGGTCGCTCGATTACGAGACCAGCAACGCCTACCACGCCAAGGGCGGCTCCTCCCTGCCCAAGGCCACGATCAGCTGCGTCCAGGCCGGCTTCCCCCACAGCGGCGGCACCGAAGTCGCCGCCATCTATATCAGCTGCGACCTTAGCCCGAAGCAGAAGGCCGCCCAGGTCCTGCACGAACTCGAAGCCGTCATGCGTGCCCTGCCCGGCATCGAGTTTGACATCGAGCCGGTGAACGTCAGCCATGGCTACGAAGCCGACGACACCGAAGTCACCCCCCTCGTCGCCGGTGTCGATGTGGCGGTTCAGGCCGTGCTGGATCACCCCGTCGAAATCGCCAAGCCGGTCTATTCCAGCATGTGGCGCGACCATAACGTGTTCAACATGCACCGCGTGCCCGCCATCACCTTCGGCCCCGTCCGCTGGCGCCCGACGCCGGAAGACTTCTTCAAATGCACGCTGATGTACGCCCTCACAGCGCTGACGATCTGCGGCCGCATGGACGGCGAAGTCGAGAAACGCACCGGGCGCACGGTTTATGGCGACAACCCGTTCGATTGA